The stretch of DNA GGCAACGGCCCGCCCGGCGCTCGGCAACGGTCCTGCCCGCACCGGTAGCATCGCTCCGACCACGGTCGAGCCGCCTCGACCCGACGACCCGGGAGCCCCGCATGAGCCACCGCCAGCCGGACCGCACGGAGATCGCCGCACGCCTGGCCGCGGCGGTCGGTCGCATCAACCGTCGCGCCCGCACCGACTCGGCCTCGCTCGGCTACGGACTCGTCTCCGCGCTCGCCACCATCCAGGCCGAGGGACCCCTGCGCCCGGGCGACCTGTCGCGGATCGAGGTGGTCACGAAGCCGACCATGACGCGCATCCTGACCGAGCTCGAACAGCGCGGCTTCATCGAGCGCGAGGCCGACCCGACGGACGGTCGGGCGTTCATGGTGTCGGCCACCCCGGCCGGGCTCGCGGCCGTCGAACGGGCCCGCTCGGACCGCACCGGCATCGTCGCCGGACTCATCGCCGACCTGCCG from Curtobacterium sp. SGAir0471 encodes:
- a CDS encoding MarR family winged helix-turn-helix transcriptional regulator; protein product: MSHRQPDRTEIAARLAAAVGRINRRARTDSASLGYGLVSALATIQAEGPLRPGDLSRIEVVTKPTMTRILTELEQRGFIEREADPTDGRAFMVSATPAGLAAVERARSDRTGIVAGLIADLPVEDVDAIAAALVALERIGQGERTQEAPTSGR